The Euphorbia lathyris chromosome 2, ddEupLath1.1, whole genome shotgun sequence genome includes a window with the following:
- the LOC136219755 gene encoding protein TIME FOR COFFEE isoform X7 produces the protein MLASASASPAPVSPSSSNVSVKKKMKPNGPKQRPPKSSSKFTSSAQDEIEIEIAEVLYGLMRQGPAPKLEVMANDSMRFDTREVSNSKSSADAKSRVSSPISNSPSIPQSSSIPPTNSSSSATPMSAIAAPKRKRPRPVKYEDENPSIYTARSSPISSTIKVDIDQTAKTETSSPNMEKNSGSVAENGVPQEAIACQAAPASVEPLPQPELVKSENNPLSDSKPSTEEPESRDLAGNKEEPRSPKKESSAGLRLDDDRECVTATKANSTVFEIETQREEKFQIDLMAPPPLRSSPERDNETDYVAVDPKPATTDVAMETKPAVKEDDKAVKVGKDVNVEPEDKKAKIVADAAESHKSIVISSRERTIDLQLDLEKSDRDSGTLNGSGNKVHQNVQKQHPNTEKTAQSNSLPLPMSMASWPGGLPHMGYMAPLQGVVSMDGNAVPSAAIQPPHLLFNQPRPKRCATHCYIARNIHYHQQLTRINPFWSAAAGSALPYGAKACNVNVVPSTELHPGRGGNSVQDKGQNLAIFPGHTGKEKGSQTTNIIDAAQRKQILLQQQLPSGGPGAPNNMLHGPTFIFPLNQQQAVAAAAAASASVRPGIVKSPAVPSNAASTSASSSASTSGTSTAVAGATAMSFNYPNMPGSETQYLAILQNSAYPIPIPAHVGASPSYRGTPPQAMPFFNGSFYSSQMLHPQQLQQQQSSSQHTQQGQQGHQNQSISTSSSSSQKHLQHQQQRSHNTGINGGSGTLQGFPTSKNQPSQSIQLQQRQQMQNQNAPHQTEDSPSTADSRVSHGNMSIYGQNFAMPIHPPNYAMMSPPTVGGATTASSNHGEKKQQAQQSSKIGVEPSQAFAMSFASINGATAPPGSIDISSFAQNHAILQSLPDAARHGYHFMNAAAAVAQAAQQKKTGGNDSSNMEEERKAMPVGKVQASAGQSIAFSWPDLTDSSISAGNTVIDSSARTLNLGNAPARASGSVMSATMSTVNAASMQQHLQRNQQQQQQQQQQQQMIQLHKQQQFAAAAAASARKTPVTSNGSVYSDHISSSSPMVAKFSNTLTGFSPNIVQGSSSPGHSPQWKNTIRTTSSQVPSPSSLASSSSSLKNLPQQQGRMQHQQGHTQISFAANPKQSGTGQGQQAPNGSQSPSPPMVVGSPSTSSMSKSAGGSPRTTSGSTSNKAGQSSTALSSQQTKNSPQAPAQKSSPVGGRTIPSILGHPHNTTSSSNSAAKSQLQQHHQQQQQQLPKHSLQQAQYYGGYMQAQAQHAANSAHASAAGGFYLQRHRSEQQQQHQQGQIMTSSGMLLCPSVSLGTNDPAKAVAAAAAAGNMKGGNLTSQALMHAQFAAAQSSGKPHMVPAGFPYVTVPAAVQVKPAEQKQPAAE, from the exons ATGTTAGCTTCAGCTTCTGCATCACCTGCTCCAGTATCACCGTCTTCCtctaatgtttcagttaagaAGAAGATG AAGCCTAATGGACCGAAGCAGAGACCGCCAAAATCTTCTTCCAAGTTCACTTCCTCTGCACAGGATGAGATTGAGATCGAGATCGCTGAGGTATTGTATGGCTTGATGAGGCAGGGACCAGCTCCTAAGCTAGAAGTTATGGCGAATGATTCCATGAGGTTTGATACAAGGGAAGTAAGCAACAGTAAATCAAGTGCAGATGCCAAATCCAGAGTTTCATCGCCGATCTCTAACTCACCGTCTATACCACAGTCCTCTTCCATTCCTCCCACTAATTCTAGCTCATCCGCCACTCCCATGTCTGCAATTG CAGCACCAAAGAGGAAAAGACCGCGACCGGTCAAGTACGAAGATGAGAATCCATCCATTTATACCGCGAGAAGTAGTCCCATTTCTTCTACAATCAAAGTCGATATTGATCAGACTGCCAAAACCGAAACTAGTTCTCCCAATATGGAGAAAAATTCGGGATCTGTGGCTGAAAATGGCGTTCCACAGGAAGCAATAGCTTGTCAAGCTGCGCCTGCATCTGTGGAACCGTTGCCTCAGCCAGAGCTGGTAAAGTCTGAGAATAATCCGTTGTCAGATTCCAAGCCATCGACGGAAGAACCAGAGAGTAGAGATTTGGCTGGAAACAAAGAGGAACCTAGGTCGCCGAAGAAGGAATCATCTGCTGGTCTTAGATTAGATGACGATCGTGAATGTGTGACAGCGACGAAAGC GAACTCGACGGTTTTTGAGATTGAAACCCAGCGAGAAGAGAAGTTCCAGATAGATCTGATG GCACCACCTCCATTAAGATCATCTCCAGAAAGGGACAACGAGACTGATTATGTGGCTGTAGATCCAAAACCTGCAACTACAGATGTAGCAATG GAAACTAAGCCGGCGGTCAAAGAGGACGATAAAGCAGTGAAAGTCGGAAAAGATGTGAATGTGGAGCCCGAAGATAAGAAGGCAAAAATAGTAGCCGATGCGGCTGAATCACATAAGTCTATTGTAATTTCTAGCAGAGAAAGAACCATTGATCTCCAGCTTGATTTGGAGAAATCTGATAGAGATAGTGGCACTTTAAATGGTAGTGGAAACAAGGTGCATCAAAATGTGCAGAAGCAGCACCCAAACACCGAAAAAACAG CTCAATCAAATtctcttcctcttccaatgTCTATGGCAAGCTGGCCTGGTGGGCTTCCTCACATGGG ATATATGGCACCTCTTCAAGGAGTTGTATCAATGGATGGAAATGCTGTACCTTCTGCAGCTATACAG CCGCCTCATTTGCTTTTTAACCAACCGAGGCCGAAGAGGTGTGCAACCCATTGCTATATTGCGAGGAATATTCATTATCACCAGCAATTAACAAGGATAAATCCTTTCTGGTCGGCTGCTGCTGGTTCTGCTTTACCATATGGGGCAAAGGCCTGCAATGTGAATGTAGTGCCTTCTACTGAATTGCATCCTGGAAGAGGTGGGAACTCTGTGCAAGATAAGGGGCAGAATCTAGCCATCTTCCCTGGCCACACTGGGAAGGAAAAGGGTTCTCAGACTACCAACATTATAGATGCAGCACAAAGAAAGCAGATCTTACTTCAGCAACAATTACCCTCAGGGGGCCCAGGGGCACCTAATAATATGCTG CATGGTCCTACTTTTATATTCCCATTAAATCAACAGCAGGCTGTGGCGGCTGCCGCTGCTGCTTCCGCTTCGGTCCGACCTGGGATTGTGAAGTCTCCTGCTGTTCCAAGTAATGCAGCTTCAACGAGTGCCTCTAGTTCTGCCTCTACCAGTGGTACATCAACAGCTGTGGCTGGTGCAACTGCAATGAGCTTTAACTACCCAAATATGCCTGGTAGTGAAACCCAGTACCTGGCAATTTTGCAGAACAGTGCTTACCCAATTCCTATTCCTGCACATGTTGGTGCTTCACCCTCTTATAGAGGCACCCCACCTCAGGCAATGCCCTTCTTTAATGGTTCTTTCTATTCTTCGCAAATGCTCCATCCTCAACAGCTTCAACAGCAACAGTCATCAAGCCAACACACACAACAAGGCCAACAGGGGCATCAGAACCAAAGCATTTCTACTAGTTCATCTTCATCCCAGAAGCATTTGCAGCATCAACAGCAGAGGTCTCATAATACTGGCATCAATGGTGGCAGTGGAACTTTGCAAGGCTTTCCTACCTCAAAGAACCAGCCATCACAGTCAATACAGCTTCAGCAGCGCCAGCAGATGCAGAACCAGAATGCTCCTCATCAAACTGAAGATAGTCCTTCTACTGCCGATAGTCGAGTATCTCATGGGAATATGAGTATTTATGGTCAGAATTTTGCAATGCCTATACATCCACCAAATTATGCTATGATGTCGCCACCAACAGTTGGTGGTGCTACTACTGCAAGCAGCAATCACGGTGAAAAGAAACAGCAGGCACAACAGAGCTCAAAAATTGGGGTTGAACCTTCTCAGGCTTTTGCCATGTCCTTTGCCTCCATCAATGGTGCGACAGCACCTCCCGGGAGTATTGATATTTCATCGTTTGCACAGAATCATGCTATTCTTCAAAGTCTTCCAGATGCTGCGAGGCATGGGTATCACTTCATGAATGCTGCTGCAGCAGTTGCCCAAGCAGCACAACAAAAGAAGACTGGAGGAAATGATAGCTCAAATATGGAAGAGGAGAGAAAAGCCATGCCAGTAGGAAAGGTTCAGGCTTCTGCTGGGCAGTCAATTGCCTTTTCCTGGCCAGATTTGACAGATTCATCTATTTCAGCTGGCAACACTGTTATTGATAGTTCAGCCCGAACCCTTAATCTTGGGAATGCTCCTGCTCGGGCTAGTGGTTCTGTTATGTCGGCTACTATGAGCACTGTTAATGCTGCAAGTATGCAGCAACAtctgcagcggaatcaacagcagcaacagcaacaacaacaacaacagcaGATGATTCAACTTCATAAGCAGCAACAATTTGCTGCTGCAGCTGCGGCTTCTGCTAGGAAGACACCGGTAACAAGTAATGGAAGTGTGTACTCTGATCATATATCTTCATCTTCACCAATGGTCgcaaaattttccaacacacTTACAGGATTTTCACCAAATATTGTCCAAGGCAGTAGTAGTCCAGGTCATTCTCCACAGTGGAAGAATACTATTAGAACCACCAGTTCCCAAGTTCCTTCCCCATCATCTCtagcctcttcttcttcatccttaAAAAACCTTCCACAGCAGCAAGGCCGTATGCAACACCAACAAGGCCACACACAAATATCTTTTGCAGCCAATCCAAAACAATCAGGCACAGGACAAGGACAACAAGCTCCTAATGGTAGTCAATCCCCATCACCTCCCATGGTTGTTGGTTCTCCATCAACTTCATCAATGTCTAAGAGTGCTGGTGGGAGTCCTAGAACAACTTCCGGTTCCACAAGTAATAAAGCTGGCCAATCATCTACTGCGCTGTCATCTCAGCAGACCAAGAACTCGCCACAGGCCCCTGCACAAAAATCATCTCCTGTTGGTGGTAGAACAATTCCTTCAATTCTTGGCCATCCCCATAACACCACCTCTTCATCCAACTCTGCTGCAAAGTCACAATTGCAACAGCACCACCAGCAACAACAGCAGCAGCTCCCAAAACATTCATTGCAGCAAGCCCAATATTATGGTGGATACATGCAAGCCCAAGCTCAGCATGCTGCAAACTCAGCACATGCATCAGCCGCAGGTGGATTTTATCTCCAAAGACATCGTAGTGAACAGCAACAGCAACATCAACAGGGCCAAATAATGACCTCGTCTGGGATGCTGTTGTGTCCTTCTGTCTCTCTGGGCACTAATGATCCTGCGAAGGCAGTGGCTGCAGCTGCAGCTGCAGGTAATATGAAAGGCGGTAACTTAACTTCACAGGCTCTAATGCATGCTCAGTTTGCAGCTGCACAGTCATCTGGGAAGCCACATATGGTTCCTGCCGGTTTCCCTTATGTTACTGTTCCCGCTGCTGTTCAGGTGAAGCCAGCAGAGCAGAAACAGCCCGCAGCAGAGTAG
- the LOC136219755 gene encoding protein TIME FOR COFFEE isoform X3 translates to MERNREARRVSMAAANGLASRRRHRSGSLRDSPEDDGPVELQESARLRDRGTGKKDRDRDRDRDRDRERDRERERDRDRDRMSSRGKRRRGDRLMHGINREDGGDDSSEESVNDDEDDEDDDGGLGSSMRMLPPNPSSLSSSSLSNHLHRKSFPPPAKVVRTSPATSTAPWKAPDEMIGVSVPRKARSASTKRSHEWASSCGIGPEQINRQASTSPVRSSGPSVAAMLASASASPAPVSPSSSNVSVKKKMKPNGPKQRPPKSSSKFTSSAQDEIEIEIAEVLYGLMRQGPAPKLEVMANDSMRFDTREVSNSKSSADAKSRVSSPISNSPSIPQSSSIPPTNSSSSATPMSAIAPKRKRPRPVKYEDENPSIYTARSSPISSTIKVDIDQTAKTETSSPNMEKNSGSVAENGVPQEAIACQAAPASVEPLPQPELVKSENNPLSDSKPSTEEPESRDLAGNKEEPRSPKKESSAGLRLDDDRECVTATKANSTVFEIETQREEKFQIDLMAPPPLRSSPERDNETDYVAVDPKPATTDVAMETKPAVKEDDKAVKVGKDVNVEPEDKKAKIVADAAESHKSIVISSRERTIDLQLDLEKSDRDSGTLNGSGNKVHQNVQKQHPNTEKTAQSNSLPLPMSMASWPGGLPHMGYMAPLQGVVSMDGNAVPSAAIQPPHLLFNQPRPKRCATHCYIARNIHYHQQLTRINPFWSAAAGSALPYGAKACNVNVVPSTELHPGRGGNSVQDKGQNLAIFPGHTGKEKGSQTTNIIDAAQRKQILLQQQLPSGGPGAPNNMLHGPTFIFPLNQQQAVAAAAAASASVRPGIVKSPAVPSNAASTSASSSASTSGTSTAVAGATAMSFNYPNMPGSETQYLAILQNSAYPIPIPAHVGASPSYRGTPPQAMPFFNGSFYSSQMLHPQQLQQQQSSSQHTQQGQQGHQNQSISTSSSSSQKHLQHQQQRSHNTGINGGSGTLQGFPTSKNQPSQSIQLQQRQQMQNQNAPHQTEDSPSTADSRVSHGNMSIYGQNFAMPIHPPNYAMMSPPTVGGATTASSNHGEKKQQAQQSSKIGVEPSQAFAMSFASINGATAPPGSIDISSFAQNHAILQSLPDAARHGYHFMNAAAAVAQAAQQKKTGGNDSSNMEEERKAMPVGKVQASAGQSIAFSWPDLTDSSISAGNTVIDSSARTLNLGNAPARASGSVMSATMSTVNAASMQQHLQRNQQQQQQQQQQQQMIQLHKQQQFAAAAAASARKTPVTSNGSVYSDHISSSSPMVAKFSNTLTGFSPNIVQGSSSPGHSPQWKNTIRTTSSQVPSPSSLASSSSSLKNLPQQQGRMQHQQGHTQISFAANPKQSGTGQGQQAPNGSQSPSPPMVVGSPSTSSMSKSAGGSPRTTSGSTSNKAGQSSTALSSQQTKNSPQAPAQKSSPVGGRTIPSILGHPHNTTSSSNSAAKSQLQQHHQQQQQQLPKHSLQQAQYYGGYMQAQAQHAANSAHASAAGGFYLQRHRSEQQQQHQQGQIMTSSGMLLCPSVSLGTNDPAKAVAAAAAAGNMKGGNLTSQALMHAQFAAAQSSGKPHMVPAGFPYVTVPAAVQVKPAEQKQPAAE, encoded by the exons ATGGAGAGAAACAGAGAAGCTAGACGAGTTAGTATGGCCGCTGCCAATGGACTAGCGTCTAGAAGAAGACACAGGAGTGGAAGTCTAAGGGACTCTCCAG AGGACGATGGGCCTGTGGAGTTACAAGAATCGGCTAGGCTACGAGATCGAGGTACAGGGAAAAAAGATCGAGATCGGGATCGGGACAGAGATCGCGACAGAGAACGAGACCGTGAAAGAGAGAGGGATAGGGATAGAGATCGGATGAGTAGTAGGGGGAAGAGAAGAAGAGGGGATAGGTTGATGCACGGTATCAATAGAGAGGACGGAGGCGATGATAGTTCTGAGGAGAGTGTAAATGAcgatgaagatgatgaagacgaTGATGGAGGTCTAGGTAGTTCTATGAGGATGCTTCCACCGAATCCTTCATCGTTATCTTCGTCTTCTTTGTCTAATCATCTCCATCGGAAAAGTTTTCCACCGCCAGCTAAAGTTGTTAGGACATCGCCGGCGACATCGACAGCTCCGTGGAAAGCACCAGATGAGATGATTGGCGTGTCGGTGCCTAGAAAAGCTCGGTCAG CATCTACCAAGAGGTCTCATGAATGGGCTTCAAGTTGTGGAATTGGTCCTGAGCAAATTAATCGGCAAGCTTCCACATCTCCGGTGCGGTCGAGTGGCCCAAGTGTTGCCGCTATGTTAGCTTCAGCTTCTGCATCACCTGCTCCAGTATCACCGTCTTCCtctaatgtttcagttaagaAGAAGATG AAGCCTAATGGACCGAAGCAGAGACCGCCAAAATCTTCTTCCAAGTTCACTTCCTCTGCACAGGATGAGATTGAGATCGAGATCGCTGAGGTATTGTATGGCTTGATGAGGCAGGGACCAGCTCCTAAGCTAGAAGTTATGGCGAATGATTCCATGAGGTTTGATACAAGGGAAGTAAGCAACAGTAAATCAAGTGCAGATGCCAAATCCAGAGTTTCATCGCCGATCTCTAACTCACCGTCTATACCACAGTCCTCTTCCATTCCTCCCACTAATTCTAGCTCATCCGCCACTCCCATGTCTGCAATTG CACCAAAGAGGAAAAGACCGCGACCGGTCAAGTACGAAGATGAGAATCCATCCATTTATACCGCGAGAAGTAGTCCCATTTCTTCTACAATCAAAGTCGATATTGATCAGACTGCCAAAACCGAAACTAGTTCTCCCAATATGGAGAAAAATTCGGGATCTGTGGCTGAAAATGGCGTTCCACAGGAAGCAATAGCTTGTCAAGCTGCGCCTGCATCTGTGGAACCGTTGCCTCAGCCAGAGCTGGTAAAGTCTGAGAATAATCCGTTGTCAGATTCCAAGCCATCGACGGAAGAACCAGAGAGTAGAGATTTGGCTGGAAACAAAGAGGAACCTAGGTCGCCGAAGAAGGAATCATCTGCTGGTCTTAGATTAGATGACGATCGTGAATGTGTGACAGCGACGAAAGC GAACTCGACGGTTTTTGAGATTGAAACCCAGCGAGAAGAGAAGTTCCAGATAGATCTGATG GCACCACCTCCATTAAGATCATCTCCAGAAAGGGACAACGAGACTGATTATGTGGCTGTAGATCCAAAACCTGCAACTACAGATGTAGCAATG GAAACTAAGCCGGCGGTCAAAGAGGACGATAAAGCAGTGAAAGTCGGAAAAGATGTGAATGTGGAGCCCGAAGATAAGAAGGCAAAAATAGTAGCCGATGCGGCTGAATCACATAAGTCTATTGTAATTTCTAGCAGAGAAAGAACCATTGATCTCCAGCTTGATTTGGAGAAATCTGATAGAGATAGTGGCACTTTAAATGGTAGTGGAAACAAGGTGCATCAAAATGTGCAGAAGCAGCACCCAAACACCGAAAAAACAG CTCAATCAAATtctcttcctcttccaatgTCTATGGCAAGCTGGCCTGGTGGGCTTCCTCACATGGG ATATATGGCACCTCTTCAAGGAGTTGTATCAATGGATGGAAATGCTGTACCTTCTGCAGCTATACAG CCGCCTCATTTGCTTTTTAACCAACCGAGGCCGAAGAGGTGTGCAACCCATTGCTATATTGCGAGGAATATTCATTATCACCAGCAATTAACAAGGATAAATCCTTTCTGGTCGGCTGCTGCTGGTTCTGCTTTACCATATGGGGCAAAGGCCTGCAATGTGAATGTAGTGCCTTCTACTGAATTGCATCCTGGAAGAGGTGGGAACTCTGTGCAAGATAAGGGGCAGAATCTAGCCATCTTCCCTGGCCACACTGGGAAGGAAAAGGGTTCTCAGACTACCAACATTATAGATGCAGCACAAAGAAAGCAGATCTTACTTCAGCAACAATTACCCTCAGGGGGCCCAGGGGCACCTAATAATATGCTG CATGGTCCTACTTTTATATTCCCATTAAATCAACAGCAGGCTGTGGCGGCTGCCGCTGCTGCTTCCGCTTCGGTCCGACCTGGGATTGTGAAGTCTCCTGCTGTTCCAAGTAATGCAGCTTCAACGAGTGCCTCTAGTTCTGCCTCTACCAGTGGTACATCAACAGCTGTGGCTGGTGCAACTGCAATGAGCTTTAACTACCCAAATATGCCTGGTAGTGAAACCCAGTACCTGGCAATTTTGCAGAACAGTGCTTACCCAATTCCTATTCCTGCACATGTTGGTGCTTCACCCTCTTATAGAGGCACCCCACCTCAGGCAATGCCCTTCTTTAATGGTTCTTTCTATTCTTCGCAAATGCTCCATCCTCAACAGCTTCAACAGCAACAGTCATCAAGCCAACACACACAACAAGGCCAACAGGGGCATCAGAACCAAAGCATTTCTACTAGTTCATCTTCATCCCAGAAGCATTTGCAGCATCAACAGCAGAGGTCTCATAATACTGGCATCAATGGTGGCAGTGGAACTTTGCAAGGCTTTCCTACCTCAAAGAACCAGCCATCACAGTCAATACAGCTTCAGCAGCGCCAGCAGATGCAGAACCAGAATGCTCCTCATCAAACTGAAGATAGTCCTTCTACTGCCGATAGTCGAGTATCTCATGGGAATATGAGTATTTATGGTCAGAATTTTGCAATGCCTATACATCCACCAAATTATGCTATGATGTCGCCACCAACAGTTGGTGGTGCTACTACTGCAAGCAGCAATCACGGTGAAAAGAAACAGCAGGCACAACAGAGCTCAAAAATTGGGGTTGAACCTTCTCAGGCTTTTGCCATGTCCTTTGCCTCCATCAATGGTGCGACAGCACCTCCCGGGAGTATTGATATTTCATCGTTTGCACAGAATCATGCTATTCTTCAAAGTCTTCCAGATGCTGCGAGGCATGGGTATCACTTCATGAATGCTGCTGCAGCAGTTGCCCAAGCAGCACAACAAAAGAAGACTGGAGGAAATGATAGCTCAAATATGGAAGAGGAGAGAAAAGCCATGCCAGTAGGAAAGGTTCAGGCTTCTGCTGGGCAGTCAATTGCCTTTTCCTGGCCAGATTTGACAGATTCATCTATTTCAGCTGGCAACACTGTTATTGATAGTTCAGCCCGAACCCTTAATCTTGGGAATGCTCCTGCTCGGGCTAGTGGTTCTGTTATGTCGGCTACTATGAGCACTGTTAATGCTGCAAGTATGCAGCAACAtctgcagcggaatcaacagcagcaacagcaacaacaacaacaacagcaGATGATTCAACTTCATAAGCAGCAACAATTTGCTGCTGCAGCTGCGGCTTCTGCTAGGAAGACACCGGTAACAAGTAATGGAAGTGTGTACTCTGATCATATATCTTCATCTTCACCAATGGTCgcaaaattttccaacacacTTACAGGATTTTCACCAAATATTGTCCAAGGCAGTAGTAGTCCAGGTCATTCTCCACAGTGGAAGAATACTATTAGAACCACCAGTTCCCAAGTTCCTTCCCCATCATCTCtagcctcttcttcttcatccttaAAAAACCTTCCACAGCAGCAAGGCCGTATGCAACACCAACAAGGCCACACACAAATATCTTTTGCAGCCAATCCAAAACAATCAGGCACAGGACAAGGACAACAAGCTCCTAATGGTAGTCAATCCCCATCACCTCCCATGGTTGTTGGTTCTCCATCAACTTCATCAATGTCTAAGAGTGCTGGTGGGAGTCCTAGAACAACTTCCGGTTCCACAAGTAATAAAGCTGGCCAATCATCTACTGCGCTGTCATCTCAGCAGACCAAGAACTCGCCACAGGCCCCTGCACAAAAATCATCTCCTGTTGGTGGTAGAACAATTCCTTCAATTCTTGGCCATCCCCATAACACCACCTCTTCATCCAACTCTGCTGCAAAGTCACAATTGCAACAGCACCACCAGCAACAACAGCAGCAGCTCCCAAAACATTCATTGCAGCAAGCCCAATATTATGGTGGATACATGCAAGCCCAAGCTCAGCATGCTGCAAACTCAGCACATGCATCAGCCGCAGGTGGATTTTATCTCCAAAGACATCGTAGTGAACAGCAACAGCAACATCAACAGGGCCAAATAATGACCTCGTCTGGGATGCTGTTGTGTCCTTCTGTCTCTCTGGGCACTAATGATCCTGCGAAGGCAGTGGCTGCAGCTGCAGCTGCAGGTAATATGAAAGGCGGTAACTTAACTTCACAGGCTCTAATGCATGCTCAGTTTGCAGCTGCACAGTCATCTGGGAAGCCACATATGGTTCCTGCCGGTTTCCCTTATGTTACTGTTCCCGCTGCTGTTCAGGTGAAGCCAGCAGAGCAGAAACAGCCCGCAGCAGAGTAG